From a region of the Pseudanabaena sp. ABRG5-3 genome:
- a CDS encoding IS4 family transposase: MKEINLFREKLHEHLQWNGARLAFVSMFLIALMRVKTVNLTEIATGFSGKAKVESHYKRLQRFFREFEVDYESIALMVVKVMKIPEPWVISIDRTDWKFGKMVFNVLTLGVVHHGIAFPLVWMMLDKKGNSNTRERCELCNRFLEIFGDGKIDFLTADREFVGEEWFDYLLCDPSTRFRIRIRKNTLLDDGQKQLRADVCFQDLQVGQSKVLSKPRLVWQHWLYIAAMRLDDGDLLIVATAHDHNRAIADYAKRWAIETLFGCFKSRGFCLEATHIQHPERLSKLIALLTLALCWAFSSGLWLAQINPLKPKKHGRLPKSIFRLGFDFLRHFIFDLHLNSQAFFNSIKFLSCT; the protein is encoded by the coding sequence GTGAAAGAGATTAACCTATTTCGCGAAAAGTTGCATGAGCATCTGCAATGGAATGGAGCAAGACTAGCATTTGTATCGATGTTCTTGATTGCACTAATGCGAGTAAAGACAGTAAACCTAACCGAAATCGCTACAGGATTTAGTGGTAAAGCCAAAGTCGAATCGCACTATAAGCGGTTACAGAGATTTTTTCGAGAGTTTGAAGTGGACTATGAAAGCATCGCTTTAATGGTCGTCAAAGTGATGAAAATACCCGAACCATGGGTAATTTCCATCGACCGCACCGATTGGAAATTCGGCAAGATGGTGTTTAATGTGCTGACCTTGGGAGTAGTGCATCACGGTATCGCCTTCCCGTTGGTATGGATGATGCTGGACAAAAAAGGTAACTCGAACACCCGTGAACGATGTGAATTGTGTAATCGATTTCTGGAAATATTTGGAGACGGCAAAATCGACTTTTTGACCGCAGACCGTGAATTTGTGGGGGAAGAATGGTTTGATTACTTGCTTTGTGACCCATCTACCCGTTTTCGTATCCGTATTCGCAAAAACACCTTGCTTGATGATGGGCAGAAACAACTACGGGCTGATGTTTGTTTCCAAGATCTCCAAGTTGGTCAATCAAAAGTATTGTCCAAGCCCAGACTAGTTTGGCAACATTGGCTTTATATTGCGGCTATGCGTCTTGATGATGGTGATTTGTTAATTGTTGCCACTGCTCATGACCATAATAGGGCTATTGCTGACTATGCTAAGCGTTGGGCGATTGAGACTTTATTTGGGTGTTTTAAATCTCGTGGCTTTTGTTTGGAGGCTACTCACATTCAACACCCTGAACGCCTTTCTAAACTTATTGCTTTACTAACTCTGGCTTTATGTTGGGCTTTTTCTTCTGGGCTTTGGCTTGCTCAAATCAATCCCCTCAAACCTAAAAAACATGGTCGCTTACCTAAAAGTATTTTTCGTCTTGGTTTTGATTTCCTGCGTCACTTCATCTTTGACTTACATCTCAATTCCCAAGCCTTCTTTAACTCCATTAAATTTTTGTCCTGTACTTAG
- a CDS encoding HlyD family efflux transporter periplasmic adaptor subunit — protein MTDVNVKAVNNGSSPEANRLQSDVPNEDNAVKGSENNTQAFDQPLVLRQSPKWTQAILWTLLGSVTFGLIWASIAKIEESVPAQGKLEPQGTVKEVKAPASGVLKEILVKDGERVVEGQVLLRIDATAAKAQLESLQKLRQNLQEENQFYRSVLNGDRAPITTKKAVAVPAELLALARNREALVSESQLYRMQLNGGGADLSGDQRDRLRANQSELSSRSQAAEASILQTIEQLNQTQTKRLGRQESLAINKRILDGIKNAFDEGAIARIQYLKQQEEVKNTESEIRQLQQEEMRLRAAIAEGRSRLNNTFDTTRKELTVQIADNTKRIAEIDSQLTKALVDNSKRLAEVEGQISQAAVTLKYQELRAPVSGTVFELKAGLGYVANTNASESVLKIVPDDQLVAKIFITNQDIGFVREGMPVDVRLDSFPFSEFGDIKGKLVWIGSDALPPDQANPTYRFPAKVQIEKQAIKINENRKINLQSGMSLTANIKIRDRTVISLFTDFFFKNTESLKYVR, from the coding sequence ATGACTGATGTAAATGTGAAGGCTGTAAATAACGGTTCGAGTCCAGAAGCCAATCGCCTCCAATCTGATGTACCCAATGAAGACAATGCGGTCAAGGGTTCTGAGAATAATACTCAGGCTTTTGATCAGCCACTAGTGCTACGTCAATCACCAAAATGGACTCAGGCAATTTTATGGACTCTGCTAGGTTCTGTCACCTTTGGACTAATTTGGGCTTCGATCGCGAAAATCGAAGAGTCAGTACCAGCCCAAGGTAAATTGGAACCACAGGGGACGGTCAAAGAAGTCAAAGCACCTGCTAGTGGTGTACTTAAGGAAATTTTGGTTAAGGATGGCGAACGGGTCGTTGAGGGACAAGTCCTATTACGCATTGATGCTACTGCGGCAAAAGCCCAACTTGAATCCTTGCAGAAGCTGCGCCAGAACCTCCAAGAAGAAAATCAGTTTTATCGATCTGTTCTTAATGGCGATCGCGCACCAATTACCACTAAAAAAGCTGTAGCTGTCCCTGCGGAACTATTAGCATTAGCTCGTAACCGTGAGGCGCTTGTTTCGGAATCACAACTCTATCGAATGCAGCTTAATGGTGGTGGAGCAGATCTTTCTGGCGATCAGAGGGATCGGCTCAGAGCAAATCAATCGGAACTAAGTTCGCGATCGCAAGCGGCGGAGGCGAGTATCTTACAAACGATCGAACAGCTTAATCAAACTCAAACGAAGCGGCTCGGTCGGCAAGAATCTCTAGCGATCAATAAAAGGATTCTTGATGGTATTAAAAACGCCTTCGATGAGGGGGCAATTGCGCGGATTCAATATCTCAAACAACAGGAAGAAGTTAAGAATACTGAGTCAGAAATCCGTCAATTGCAACAGGAAGAAATGCGTCTTAGAGCCGCGATCGCAGAAGGGCGATCGCGACTAAATAACACCTTTGACACCACTCGCAAAGAGTTAACAGTGCAAATTGCTGACAATACCAAACGGATTGCCGAAATCGATAGTCAGCTTACTAAGGCCTTAGTAGATAACAGCAAACGTCTTGCCGAAGTTGAGGGGCAGATCAGCCAAGCGGCTGTCACCCTAAAATATCAAGAGTTACGCGCTCCTGTATCAGGTACGGTTTTTGAGCTAAAAGCAGGGCTAGGCTATGTGGCGAATACTAACGCTTCTGAAAGTGTTCTCAAAATAGTTCCCGACGATCAATTGGTTGCCAAAATATTTATCACTAACCAAGATATAGGCTTTGTTAGAGAAGGAATGCCTGTTGATGTGCGGTTAGATTCTTTTCCTTTTAGCGAATTCGGTGATATTAAAGGAAAACTTGTTTGGATTGGTTCCGATGCTCTTCCACCCGATCAAGCTAATCCTACCTATCGATTTCCTGCCAAAGTTCAGATTGAGAAGCAAGCCATCAAAATCAATGAAAATAGAAAAATTAATTTGCAGTCGGGGATGTCTTTAACTGCCAATATTAAAATTCGCGATCGCACGGTTATTAGTCTCTTTACTGATTTCTTCTTCAAAAATACCGAAAGCCTAAAATATGTCCGCTAA
- a CDS encoding peptidase domain-containing ABC transporter, whose protein sequence is MTSITPPIQDFLALVPELQAVDRLTLKELSERVQPLRYRMGQVILRRETMPAQILFLMEGQARLLGQVPKTTSPNTLEILKPNAVMGWVSLIRNVPCETVIASVESTCLALEASDFWQFCDRDPAFKAAFTNKVGLIEVFDLLAAEMARRAQIPANLAHLSRDALPEALVMTLAAGKMPLSKLDREFVWLVSGSGHFGIPVGSRIESVNDNDFLEVPQEGNVRLIGLRDDFAIKVEVVEERPVLTALDIPYAPELPTVGERSDPKGSDYPHFYGRGPVDASLACFQMLARYWQIPFYRHVVKRAIDSQFARSPKLSLQLCGAIAELMGLNGQLLSIPASSIAQVPTPALLPWQDTFAVLYKASDRELVLGIPEQGIVTKKTAQFADLWGDSGQILLVQPTKDTPQQKFGLSWFLPSLKRYQNTLITVLIASFFVQLLGLANPLITQVIIDKVIIQNAPATLNTLGILLVTIAVFEAVISALRTYLFVNTTNRIDLTLGSETIDHLVRLPLRYFEKRSVGELSSRIGELENIRQFLTGTALTVVLDAVFSVIYIVVMICYSWLLTLVALGTVPLFALLTFIVSPIIRGQLRTKAERNATTQSYLVEVVSGIQTVKAQSIELKARWEWQRRYARYVSAGFKNVVTSTTAGSTSQFLNQLSNLLLLWVGAYLVLANKLSLGELIAFRIIAGYTTTPLLRLIQLWQNFQETALSLERLSDIINHPQEQEEAGRRNIPMPAIMGAVRYENVHFRFVPNGNLQLNNVSLEVPAGKFVGVVGASGAGKSTLTKLLSRLYEPESGRILVDDYDVSKVELYSLRRQIGVVLQDTLLFDGTVQENIALTNPDATPEEITEAARVACAHEFIMQLSQGYESRVGERGAALSGGQRQRIAIARTVLQKPQLLILDEATSALDYNTERQVCLNLAEEFRGRTVFFITHRLATIHSADLILVMDAGRVAEQGTHPDLMAKRERYYTLYRQQEAAGES, encoded by the coding sequence ATGACATCTATAACACCTCCCATTCAAGACTTTCTCGCCCTTGTACCAGAGTTACAAGCGGTCGATCGCCTGACCTTAAAAGAATTAAGCGAACGAGTTCAGCCTTTACGTTATCGCATGGGACAAGTGATTTTGCGCCGAGAAACAATGCCAGCGCAGATCTTATTTTTGATGGAGGGACAAGCAAGGTTACTGGGACAAGTTCCTAAAACAACATCACCAAACACCTTAGAGATTCTCAAACCGAATGCGGTCATGGGTTGGGTGAGTCTAATTCGTAATGTACCCTGTGAAACGGTAATTGCTTCTGTAGAAAGTACCTGTTTAGCATTAGAAGCATCAGACTTTTGGCAATTTTGCGATCGCGATCCTGCGTTTAAAGCTGCTTTTACCAATAAAGTGGGCTTGATCGAAGTATTCGATCTCCTTGCCGCAGAAATGGCTCGGCGGGCGCAGATTCCTGCCAATTTAGCGCATCTATCGCGTGATGCCTTACCAGAGGCATTGGTGATGACGTTGGCAGCAGGTAAAATGCCATTGTCTAAACTTGATCGCGAGTTTGTATGGCTAGTTAGTGGTAGTGGTCATTTTGGTATACCTGTGGGTAGTCGCATTGAGTCGGTAAATGATAATGACTTCCTTGAAGTTCCACAGGAAGGGAATGTCCGTTTAATCGGTTTGCGAGATGATTTTGCTATTAAAGTAGAAGTAGTGGAGGAAAGACCAGTACTAACTGCTTTAGATATTCCCTATGCTCCTGAATTACCGACGGTTGGAGAGAGATCTGATCCTAAAGGTTCTGATTATCCGCATTTCTATGGTCGTGGTCCCGTTGATGCTTCCCTTGCTTGCTTCCAAATGTTGGCGAGGTATTGGCAAATTCCCTTTTATCGTCATGTAGTCAAGCGTGCCATTGATAGTCAATTTGCCCGATCACCTAAATTATCATTACAGCTCTGTGGGGCGATCGCGGAACTGATGGGCTTAAATGGACAGCTCCTATCGATCCCTGCTAGCTCGATCGCCCAAGTGCCAACTCCTGCCTTATTACCTTGGCAAGATACCTTTGCGGTACTTTATAAGGCGAGCGATCGCGAACTGGTTTTAGGCATTCCTGAACAAGGGATCGTTACAAAGAAAACAGCTCAATTTGCCGATCTTTGGGGTGACTCAGGACAAATTTTATTAGTGCAACCAACCAAGGATACGCCCCAACAGAAATTCGGTTTATCGTGGTTTTTACCATCCCTCAAGCGCTATCAAAACACCTTAATTACGGTATTGATTGCCTCCTTCTTTGTGCAATTACTAGGACTAGCAAATCCCTTAATCACACAGGTGATTATCGATAAGGTAATTATCCAAAATGCTCCTGCAACGCTGAATACTCTGGGTATTCTCCTTGTGACGATTGCCGTATTTGAAGCCGTCATTAGTGCCTTGCGAACCTATCTCTTTGTCAATACCACCAACCGTATCGATTTAACCCTTGGCTCCGAAACCATCGATCACCTTGTGCGATTACCTCTGCGCTATTTTGAAAAGCGATCGGTTGGGGAATTATCTAGCCGCATTGGGGAGCTAGAGAATATTCGCCAATTTCTTACAGGAACTGCCCTGACTGTCGTTTTAGATGCAGTTTTCTCTGTGATTTATATCGTTGTAATGATTTGCTATAGCTGGTTGTTGACCCTTGTAGCGCTAGGAACAGTTCCCTTATTTGCCTTGCTCACATTTATTGTTTCGCCAATTATTCGTGGACAATTGCGAACTAAGGCAGAACGCAATGCCACTACGCAATCCTATCTTGTGGAAGTCGTTTCAGGGATTCAAACAGTTAAAGCTCAAAGCATTGAGTTAAAAGCACGGTGGGAATGGCAACGTCGCTATGCTCGTTATGTTTCCGCAGGTTTTAAGAACGTTGTGACTTCCACCACTGCGGGATCAACTAGCCAATTTCTCAACCAATTGTCAAACTTGCTGCTGCTCTGGGTCGGAGCCTACCTAGTACTTGCTAATAAATTAAGTCTTGGCGAGTTAATCGCCTTTCGGATTATTGCAGGTTATACGACTACGCCACTATTGCGATTGATTCAGCTTTGGCAGAACTTCCAAGAGACTGCTCTCTCCCTTGAACGCCTGAGCGATATTATCAATCACCCTCAAGAGCAAGAAGAAGCAGGTCGCCGTAATATCCCTATGCCTGCGATTATGGGTGCAGTCAGATATGAGAATGTCCATTTTCGCTTTGTTCCGAATGGCAATCTCCAACTAAATAACGTCAGCTTAGAAGTTCCTGCGGGTAAGTTTGTTGGGGTTGTGGGCGCTAGCGGTGCGGGTAAGAGTACCCTCACGAAGTTACTATCGCGACTATACGAGCCAGAATCAGGACGTATTCTCGTTGATGACTACGATGTTAGTAAAGTGGAGCTTTATTCTCTGCGTCGTCAGATTGGCGTAGTTCTACAGGATACTTTGCTCTTTGATGGTACGGTTCAAGAAAATATTGCGCTGACTAATCCTGATGCCACGCCCGAAGAAATTACGGAAGCCGCAAGGGTGGCTTGCGCCCATGAATTCATCATGCAGTTATCTCAAGGCTATGAATCACGGGTGGGTGAGCGCGGGGCAGCCCTTTCAGGGGGGCAGAGACAGAGAATTGCGATCGCCAGAACAGTATTACAAAAGCCACAATTACTCATCTTAGATGAGGCAACTAGCGCTTTGGACTACAATACCGAGCGTCAAGTCTGTCTCAACCTTGCCGAAGAATTTCGCGGGCGCACCGTCTTTTTTATCACCCATCGCCTCGCGACAATCCATAGCGCTGACCTGATTTTGGTAATGGATGCGGGACGAGTTGCGGAACAGGGAACCCATCCTGATTTGATGGCAAAACGTGAGCGATATTACACTCTTTATCGCCAACAAGAGGCAGCAGGCGAATCATGA
- a CDS encoding peptidylprolyl isomerase: MQAVEINGGKFRAEILVEKLVTYGMMPQLVREMTLDRVTSDIPLTPEEQKTAHQQAFQQLGIDADEKLRIWLKQQGMTLIDLEKRAEKSLKLAKFKQETWGGKVNSIFLERKKQLDRVIYSLICTKDFCIAQELYFRIKEGEQSFDELAREYSQGPESQTGGLIGPVEIGSIHPNLGTMLIASDIGQVQPPTVIGDWIVVVRLEKLLPAILDEAMQRRLIDEGFSKWLEENVAQQMATFVRV; encoded by the coding sequence ATGCAAGCAGTAGAAATTAATGGTGGTAAATTTCGGGCAGAAATATTGGTTGAGAAATTGGTCACTTATGGCATGATGCCGCAACTGGTCAGAGAAATGACACTCGATCGCGTGACATCTGACATACCACTTACTCCCGAAGAGCAAAAAACTGCACATCAACAGGCTTTTCAACAATTAGGAATTGATGCAGATGAAAAGTTGAGGATATGGCTAAAACAGCAAGGGATGACCCTTATCGATTTAGAAAAGCGAGCCGAAAAATCGTTGAAGTTAGCCAAGTTTAAACAGGAAACATGGGGAGGTAAAGTTAATTCTATTTTTTTGGAGCGCAAAAAACAACTAGATCGCGTTATTTACTCGCTAATTTGCACTAAAGATTTTTGTATTGCTCAGGAACTATACTTTCGGATTAAAGAAGGAGAGCAATCCTTTGATGAACTCGCAAGGGAATATTCACAAGGACCAGAATCACAAACGGGAGGATTGATTGGACCTGTAGAAATTGGTTCGATTCACCCTAATTTAGGAACAATGTTGATTGCTAGTGATATCGGACAGGTGCAGCCTCCAACTGTGATTGGGGATTGGATTGTGGTGGTGAGACTTGAGAAGTTGTTGCCAGCAATCCTTGATGAAGCAATGCAACGAAGGTTAATAGATGAAGGCTTTAGTAAGTGGTTAGAAGAAAATGTGGCGCAACAAATGGCGACATTTGTGAGGGTATAA
- a CDS encoding pentapeptide repeat-containing protein: MALPNSRLKAFCLIIATIATVVAIAAMYLEHDELVYVSLGVISVIVLPILLPPLLTTIINSPLGKHWDITLSSVIAGIAVLVSAHVTQFDAAFIRWFDSLKWEALGAVGQILIAVLAVWVAWRQNQISESLTGQQNVITQQQTIDAYFQGISDLVLDPQGQLEDWPLERAIAQARTAALLGGCDADGRAKIVRFLSSANLLTPLKRDGLLGRPILDGTGGYVVDLANGVRVVNLGTMLAGRDIGNTDLRNADLSGANLLKANFNNCDLTGANFGGAILAKANLRGTDLSRVKMFYGKLETATPRDRLHAPNFETGEYTGAVVEDADFSKAIDLSEETRQYLCAWCGKKSRKTIPGGCEDVPNRLGR, translated from the coding sequence TTGGCTCTACCGAATTCTCGACTCAAAGCATTTTGCTTAATCATTGCCACAATCGCGACAGTTGTGGCGATCGCAGCAATGTATTTAGAACATGATGAATTGGTGTATGTCAGTCTTGGTGTGATCTCTGTGATCGTCTTACCAATTCTCTTACCACCATTATTGACGACAATCATCAATTCGCCCCTAGGAAAGCATTGGGACATTACCTTGTCTAGTGTCATTGCGGGGATTGCCGTGCTAGTTTCTGCCCATGTCACTCAATTTGATGCGGCTTTTATCCGATGGTTTGATAGTCTCAAATGGGAAGCTTTAGGGGCGGTAGGACAAATTTTGATTGCAGTTTTGGCGGTGTGGGTGGCATGGCGACAAAATCAAATTTCAGAAAGTTTAACAGGGCAACAAAATGTCATTACCCAACAGCAAACCATTGATGCCTATTTTCAAGGGATTTCCGATCTAGTTCTCGACCCACAAGGTCAATTGGAAGACTGGCCCTTGGAAAGAGCGATCGCTCAAGCAAGAACAGCAGCATTACTTGGTGGCTGCGATGCTGATGGACGCGCCAAAATTGTCCGCTTTCTATCTAGTGCAAATTTGTTAACTCCCCTCAAACGCGATGGATTGCTTGGTCGTCCGATCCTTGATGGGACTGGTGGCTATGTAGTTGATCTCGCCAATGGTGTGCGGGTAGTGAATTTAGGAACTATGTTGGCAGGTCGTGATATTGGTAATACCGATTTACGAAATGCTGATTTAAGCGGAGCCAACCTACTCAAAGCGAATTTCAATAATTGTGATCTTACGGGTGCAAACTTTGGCGGTGCAATCTTAGCTAAGGCAAATCTGCGCGGTACAGATCTCAGTCGCGTCAAGATGTTTTACGGCAAGTTAGAAACCGCTACTCCCCGCGATCGCCTCCATGCACCAAATTTCGAGACAGGAGAATATACAGGCGCAGTCGTGGAAGATGCCGACTTTAGCAAAGCGATCGACCTATCGGAAGAAACTCGCCAATATCTATGTGCTTGGTGTGGTAAAAAATCTCGTAAAACTATCCCCGGAGGCTGTGAAGATGTACCAAATAGATTGGGGCGTTAA
- a CDS encoding pre-peptidase C-terminal domain-containing protein: MSGSQNAGSTFGLSSGVDASIFGTNQLPDALGLVRERLQQAASNSDLFAQVFGDKANTAELQAVRSQWSVGDFSQLPAIQVLSAANTNGAFGAYANSNQTIYLSDALFHSGAAPTNSVLGAAGVLVEETFHWLDERVGVDTQGDEGELGKMLVFGAPMSSTELTRIRQENDRGFITVNGQRTSAELAFDYAGNSLSTARNINIGSSTTTFQDWVGSTDTNDYYRFNLSYNSTLNLSLNGLSADADVQLFNSYGAVIQTSANAGTSVDSILRQLDAGTYYIRVLPYSGSTYYNLNLSAVPDYAGNTLATARNIAVGAGTTTFRDWVGSTDTNDYYRFSLSNTSNFNLSLNGLSADADVQLLNSSGALIQTSANAGTSVDSIIRQLDAGTYYIRVLPFGGANTNYNLNLSATLFVPPDYAGNSLSTARNIAVGAGTITFQDWVGSADTNDYYRFSLANNSNFNLSLNGLSADADVQLLNSSGAVIQTSANAGTSADSIIRQLNVGTYFIRVLPFGGANTNYNLNLSAVTIVPPPLPPAPTGDWYSQNLRDAGIASLTRSLASDGNLSRNDILSIFRNAQDGSVIDSNEQSDFRTLVSNSTRFAMADSVRYLSGQVANGTSTNMSASLFESSLVGRWFLGTVAPTAIFNEVSTGRTYNFTYTQVQGSLFGSSGQARIGDIDQRGFGDCAFLAALGSTFARQSNDSGNQASSVINNMIENNGIDSVTGIQSYTMRFYANGVAQYVTVDNRLATYNGQVFGAARTDALWVPLVERAYAQWREWREGQPGYNLIGNGDNLVRPLEFVTGRTVNTYSSSSITFTQLQTALNNGRAIETGRTGSNSTYIVGGHAYSVTNAYTNSNGQQRVVVRNPWGIDGRTANGNANDGFIDLSFDEFRLNFNIGVAIA; this comes from the coding sequence ATGTCTGGCAGTCAGAATGCAGGCTCAACCTTTGGTTTGAGCAGTGGGGTCGATGCTTCAATTTTTGGAACAAATCAACTTCCAGATGCCTTAGGTTTAGTTAGAGAGAGACTTCAGCAAGCGGCAAGTAACTCCGACCTGTTCGCACAGGTTTTTGGAGATAAAGCAAATACGGCTGAACTGCAAGCAGTGCGATCGCAGTGGTCTGTAGGCGATTTTAGCCAATTACCTGCCATCCAAGTTCTTTCAGCAGCCAACACTAATGGCGCTTTTGGTGCATATGCCAATTCTAACCAAACAATATATCTTTCTGATGCGCTATTTCACTCTGGTGCTGCACCAACTAATTCTGTCCTCGGTGCAGCAGGTGTTCTAGTTGAAGAAACTTTTCACTGGCTAGATGAGCGTGTTGGAGTGGATACTCAAGGCGATGAAGGTGAGCTTGGCAAAATGTTGGTGTTTGGCGCACCGATGAGTAGCACTGAATTAACCCGTATTAGACAAGAGAATGATCGTGGATTTATTACTGTTAATGGTCAAAGAACTTCCGCAGAACTAGCTTTTGACTACGCAGGTAACTCTCTCAGTACAGCACGTAACATTAATATTGGATCTTCCACTACTACCTTTCAAGATTGGGTGGGTAGCACTGACACCAATGACTATTATCGCTTTAACCTAAGCTATAACAGCACCTTAAATCTCAGCTTAAATGGTTTGTCCGCTGATGCCGATGTTCAACTTTTCAATAGCTATGGTGCTGTAATTCAAACCTCGGCAAACGCTGGTACTAGCGTAGATAGTATTCTTCGGCAGTTAGATGCTGGAACCTACTACATTCGTGTATTGCCTTACAGTGGTTCTACCTACTACAACCTCAATCTGTCTGCTGTGCCTGACTATGCAGGAAATACACTCGCTACAGCGCGTAATATCGCTGTAGGCGCAGGTACTACCACTTTTCGAGATTGGGTAGGTAGCACCGATACTAATGACTACTATCGCTTTAGTCTCAGCAATACAAGTAACTTCAACCTCAGCTTAAATGGTTTGTCTGCTGATGCTGATGTTCAACTTCTAAATAGCAGTGGTGCTTTAATTCAAACTTCTGCTAATGCTGGTACTAGTGTAGATAGCATCATTCGCCAATTGGATGCTGGCACATACTACATTCGTGTATTACCTTTTGGTGGAGCTAATACCAACTATAATCTCAATCTTTCTGCAACGCTTTTTGTGCCACCTGACTATGCAGGTAACTCTCTCAGTACAGCGCGTAATATTGCTGTAGGTGCAGGTACTATCACTTTCCAAGATTGGGTGGGCAGTGCCGATACTAATGACTACTATCGCTTTAGTCTCGCCAACAATAGTAACTTCAATCTCAGCTTGAATGGTTTGTCTGCTGATGCTGATGTTCAACTCCTAAATAGCAGTGGTGCAGTAATTCAAACCTCGGCAAATGCTGGTACTAGTGCAGATAGCATCATTCGTCAATTGAATGTTGGTACATACTTCATCCGTGTACTACCTTTTGGCGGAGCTAATACCAACTATAATCTCAATCTCTCTGCTGTAACTATCGTTCCACCACCTCTGCCACCTGCACCAACTGGTGACTGGTATAGCCAAAATCTCCGTGACGCAGGAATCGCCAGTTTAACTCGTTCACTGGCTTCAGATGGTAATTTGAGCCGCAATGATATTCTCTCTATATTCCGTAACGCTCAAGATGGATCTGTAATCGATAGTAATGAGCAAAGTGATTTCAGGACATTAGTTAGTAATAGTACTCGTTTTGCTATGGCGGATTCTGTCCGATATTTATCGGGACAGGTTGCGAACGGTACATCTACAAATATGTCCGCCAGTTTATTTGAGTCAAGTTTGGTCGGTCGTTGGTTTTTAGGCACAGTAGCTCCTACTGCCATTTTTAATGAGGTATCTACTGGTAGAACTTACAATTTCACCTATACACAGGTACAAGGCAGTCTGTTTGGTAGTTCTGGACAAGCCCGTATTGGTGATATTGATCAACGTGGCTTCGGTGATTGCGCTTTCTTAGCAGCTTTGGGATCAACTTTTGCTCGACAATCTAACGATTCTGGAAACCAAGCCAGCTCAGTTATTAATAACATGATTGAAAACAATGGTATTGACTCTGTGACAGGCATTCAGTCTTACACTATGCGCTTTTACGCCAATGGTGTTGCTCAGTATGTAACTGTCGATAACCGATTGGCTACATACAATGGTCAGGTATTTGGTGCAGCTCGGACTGACGCTCTTTGGGTTCCTTTAGTTGAAAGAGCATATGCTCAGTGGCGTGAATGGAGAGAAGGACAACCTGGCTATAATCTCATTGGTAATGGAGATAACTTAGTTCGACCTTTGGAATTTGTTACAGGACGTACTGTGAATACATACAGTTCAAGTAGTATCACTTTCACTCAACTACAAACTGCCCTCAACAATGGACGAGCTATAGAGACAGGTCGTACTGGTTCTAATAGCACATATATTGTTGGTGGTCACGCTTACTCAGTTACAAATGCCTATACCAACAGTAATGGTCAGCAACGTGTAGTAGTCCGTAACCCTTGGGGAATTGATGGTCGCACAGCTAATGGAAATGCTAACGATGGGTTCATTGATTTGAGTTTTGATGAGTTCCGTCTTAACTTCAATATTGGTGTTGCTATTGCTTAA
- a CDS encoding heme-binding protein has product MSAPLPVGFPAPTPHGIIEVKQYPAYRSGTYTYEGNLREATGYAFNPLFRHISSNNIAMTTPVEARYPSETIDQPVERGKAKISFLYNNNGISPQQTSPDIQVEDHPPMLVVSLGLQGAYGYESYQGHIAKLKEWLENHPEYAIAGEPREFLYDSPYTPAPLKRREVQIPIRSI; this is encoded by the coding sequence ATGTCTGCTCCCCTACCCGTTGGCTTTCCCGCACCCACACCTCACGGCATCATCGAAGTAAAGCAATATCCTGCCTATCGCTCAGGGACATACACCTATGAGGGCAATTTGCGGGAAGCAACTGGTTATGCTTTTAATCCGCTATTTCGGCATATCAGTAGTAACAATATTGCGATGACGACACCTGTGGAAGCTCGTTATCCCAGTGAGACCATTGATCAGCCAGTGGAAAGGGGCAAAGCGAAGATCTCTTTTTTGTACAACAATAATGGCATTAGTCCCCAACAAACATCACCAGATATTCAAGTGGAAGATCATCCGCCGATGTTGGTTGTAAGTTTGGGCTTGCAGGGAGCCTATGGCTATGAGAGCTATCAAGGTCATATTGCCAAGTTAAAGGAATGGCTAGAAAATCATCCCGAATATGCGATCGCAGGGGAGCCAAGGGAATTTCTCTATGATTCTCCCTATACACCAGCACCACTCAAGCGGCGCGAAGTCCAGATTCCCATTCGTTCTATTTAA